The Nocardia vinacea genome contains the following window.
AATCACGTCGACGATCTGAATATCGCCGATGAGCTGCGCATCGACCTGGATCCCTCGCCGGGCATCACCTTCGACGATCTCGTGCACGCCGCCGTACTCACCCGTGAGCTGTTCACCGAACTCGGCATCGACTCCCGCATCAAGACCTCCGGCTCGCGTGGATTGCATATTTACGTTGCGCTGGAACCGAAATGGGACGGCTATCAGGTGCGCGCGGCCGCGGTCGCGCTGGCTCGCGAACTGGAGCGGCGGCATCCGGATGAGATCACCGCGCAGTGGTGGAAGGAGGAGCGCGGCAACCGCGTCTTCGTCGACTTCAACCAAAATGCGCCGCACAAAACGGTTTTCGGCGCATGGTGTGTGCGACCGAAGGTCGGCGCGCAGGTCTCCACGCCGATCGCCTGGTCCGATCTGGATACCGTTGCCCCCGAGGAATTGACCATCGCCACCGTCCCCGCGCGGCTGGCCGAATCCGGTGACCCGTGGGCGGACCGACCGGCCCAATCCATCGAGCCGCTGCTGAAAATGTCGGAGCGGGATATGGCATCCGGGCTCATGGACGCACCGTGGCCGCCGCAATATCCCAAGATGCCGAACGAGCCGCCCCGGGTACAGCCGAGCCGGGCCAAGAAGCCGGAAAAGGAAAGCTAGCTACCGGGAGGCTATTCGGTCCAGAGCACCCAGGCTTTGCTCTCACACGTCAGTGCGCGCCCATCCGCGGTGCGGGCACTCTTCGTCGAACCGTCGCATTTGGTCCCCGGCTCCGCGACAGTGCCGCCGACGGTGTACGGACCGTTCCACTGGTAGACGCCGCCGCCGGCCAGGCACAGCAGGGTGTTGCCGTCGGCCCCCGTGCCGATGCGGCCCGGCTCGGTGCACACCGCGCCCTTCTTCGGGGGCACCTGGCTCGTCGGCGCCGCGGCCGAGGTGGCCGGAGGGTCGACGACGGTCGGCGCCACCGAGGGCTGCGGGATGGCGGTCTGGGCGATGGTGGAGGGCGGGGCGACACTCGATACGACCGGGGTCCGGTTCACCCCGGACAGCGCGTCGGAGAAGTTGCTGCCGGACAGCACGACGTATCCGGCGACAGCGACCACCTCGATCACACCGAGCAGCAGTGCGCACACCGCCATCGTCTTGCCACGCGGATGGCTGAAGGCGATGAACCCGAAGACGATCGCGACCGGAACGAGGCCGAGCAGCGCGGCCACCAATGCGACGATCGCATACGGGTTGACGATGGGCGGAACCTCGACCCGTAGGCGACCGGCCCGGGTAGCACGCCGGGCCGGCGGCTCGACCTCCGGCCAGCGGTCGTTGGGATCCGGATCCGGATCCGGCCACCGGCCGATCGCTCCGGTTTCCGCCTCGTACTCCTCCGGCTGTGCCTCCGGCCAGCGCTCGCGCTCACGGTTATCCGTCCGTGCCATCCAGGTCCCTCTTCCACACCACCAAACCGCGCAGGAACCTCGAACTGCCCGGACCCGCCCCGATACCGACAAAGGATAGGGGCCGACAGCCGCAACATCATCCGAAACGGCCGATCAATTGTCATCAAACCGTAATCGCGAACGCCGCCATGTCAACTCGGCCTCTACTCGGCCCCGGTGCGACCGGATTCGGCACAGCGCGATTCGTGCACCGGAGTAACAAACCGGCAAACACCACTCGCGCCACGCGCCGTCGAGGTACATGCTGGTCTCGGGACCGAGCCATGCGGTGACGTCAGCAGAGGAGGGATGCATGCGCGGTGAATCCGGTTCGAAAGGACAACAAGGGCGGCCGTGGCATTCCCACGCGGGCGATCTACTCGGTGACGACTACAACGTGCCCGGCATCATTCTGTGCGCGCTCGGCATCGTCGCCATGGCGTGCACACTCACCGCGGCCGGTTACGGCTTCATCGGCTGGACCCAGATCGGTGCGATAGTGACCGCCGCACTGTGGATCTCCGGAATCGGCGCACTGCTGGTCGAGCACCGCCGCGAGGAAGTGATCGAGCGGAAGTACGGCCGCAACGGGCACGCCCCCGGGCATGTGCGGCGCGTCCGCTACAGCGCCACCGAGCGCAGGATCGCGCCGGGTGAAAGGCCTTGGGAATTGCCGAAATAGCCCACGCCGCACAGTTAGTGCCCGGGATCCACCTTCGGCATGGTTTCGGTCACCAGTGTCATCAGCATGTCGGACAGCAGCGCGTGCACCTGCTCGCGGGTGAGGGCGCCGCGGGTGATCCATTCTCGGCCCGCGACTTTCACCAACCCACCGAATGCGCGGACCATGGCGCGCAATTGCGCACTGTGCGCCGAATCCGCGCGCCCGACCATCAGCAGCATCCGCTCGGCGGCCGCGTCATCGGCCTGATCCAGGATCTGCTGCACCTCGGGATCGTCACCTACGCCCTCGTGACTGGTCACCTTGACCCAGGTGCTGCCGTGTTCGGAGATCACATCCAGCAGCCAGTGCACACTCGCATCGACGCGTTCGCGATCGGTGCCGGTCGGCGCGACCATATCGTCCAGGCGCGGCAGGGTAACCATCCGGCGCACGACCGCGAGATACAGGTCGCGCTTATTGCCGAAGTAATGGTTGATCAGCCCGCGCGCGACCCCGGCACGCTGCGCGAGTTCCGCGGTGGAAACCGCCGCGTAGGGCCGCTCGCCGAACATGTCGATCGCACACTCCAGGATCTGTGCGCGTCGCTCGTCCGGTTCCAGCCTGCGCCTGCGTGGCTGCGCCTCGGTGTCGTTTCGAGCGACCGGCAAGCGATCGCTAGCGGTGACCTCAGAGTGACCTGGCAATGAGATCCTTCATAACCTCGTTGCTGCCCGCGAGGATGCGCAGCACGCGGGCACCGGTGTAGAGCTGGGAAATCGGATACTCCGTCATGTAGCCGTAGCCGCCGAACAGTTGCAGGCAGCGATCGACCACAATACCGAGTTGGTCGGTCAACCAATACTTCGACATCGCAGCCGTGGGAATATCCAGTTCGCCGCGCAGATGTTTGCCGATGCAGTCGTCGAGGAAGATCCGGCTGACCTTGGCGATGGTCGCGCATTCGGCCATCTCGAATTTGGTGTTCTGCATCGCGAACAGCGGCTTACCGAAGGCCTCGCGCCCCTTGGTGTAGTCGACGGTCAACTGCACCGCCTTCTCCATCATTGCGACAG
Protein-coding sequences here:
- the ligD gene encoding non-homologous end-joining DNA ligase — encoded protein: MTGSVDIEVDGRTVAISNPNKVYFTKRGETKLDLVRYYQAVAEPFLQVVRDRPLLLERYPDGASGKSWFQKRVPKSAPDWLHTVEVATPNGTTSDALVAHDLAHILWAVNQGCLGFHVWPNHVDDLNIADELRIDLDPSPGITFDDLVHAAVLTRELFTELGIDSRIKTSGSRGLHIYVALEPKWDGYQVRAAAVALARELERRHPDEITAQWWKEERGNRVFVDFNQNAPHKTVFGAWCVRPKVGAQVSTPIAWSDLDTVAPEELTIATVPARLAESGDPWADRPAQSIEPLLKMSERDMASGLMDAPWPPQYPKMPNEPPRVQPSRAKKPEKES
- a CDS encoding DUF4190 domain-containing protein, translated to MARTDNRERERWPEAQPEEYEAETGAIGRWPDPDPDPNDRWPEVEPPARRATRAGRLRVEVPPIVNPYAIVALVAALLGLVPVAIVFGFIAFSHPRGKTMAVCALLLGVIEVVAVAGYVVLSGSNFSDALSGVNRTPVVSSVAPPSTIAQTAIPQPSVAPTVVDPPATSAAAPTSQVPPKKGAVCTEPGRIGTGADGNTLLCLAGGGVYQWNGPYTVGGTVAEPGTKCDGSTKSARTADGRALTCESKAWVLWTE
- a CDS encoding TetR/AcrR family transcriptional regulator — encoded protein: MPGHSEVTASDRLPVARNDTEAQPRRRRLEPDERRAQILECAIDMFGERPYAAVSTAELAQRAGVARGLINHYFGNKRDLYLAVVRRMVTLPRLDDMVAPTGTDRERVDASVHWLLDVISEHGSTWVKVTSHEGVGDDPEVQQILDQADDAAAERMLLMVGRADSAHSAQLRAMVRAFGGLVKVAGREWITRGALTREQVHALLSDMLMTLVTETMPKVDPGH